DNA from Halobaculum sp. XH14:
TTGGAGACCGTTCCCTCGACCGTGAACTCGTAGAACAGCGCTCCCTCCGCCGCGGTGACGATCTCCAGGAGGGCGTCCTCACCGACCTGGAGCCACTCGCCACGGGGGCGTCGCGCCGCCGTCGTCGCCGCCCGCTCCCGGAGGGGCTCGTCGCCGATGCCGACCGAGGCGCCGCCGATCGCCGCGGCGCCGAGGAACTCCCGCCGCGACATGTCGAACGGGTACATCGACACGTACAACGACGTGACAGGGCGTATAGGTCCGACATCGTTCACGTCCGGCCGAAGGAACGTGGTCGCGGTAAGCCGAGCTTTCGACGCCGGCCGCGCCCGCCGGTCGTCCGCGGAACCCCGCTCCGAGCCGCGGTGGCCGGGGGTAGCAACCCGATAGTCACGCCGTTCCGACCGTCCCGTCGCGGTGACCTGTCACACGACCGGGGTACTCGTGCCGTTCGACGAGGCCCGCAGGGGTCCGGGCGGACGGGCGTAGTGGTCCGGGCCGGCCGACCGCAGCAGCCTGGGCCGCCTGCCGCAGGGGTCTGGCCCGGTCGGCGTAGCGGCTGGGTGGGTAGACGCTCGCAGTGGTGGGAGACTGAATCCCCGTCCCGGATCGGTCGCCCGGCCGACAGGAGACGGAGACGGAGCCGAGTTGCGTCAGACGATCGGCAGACGGCGGGCGAAAGAGTCCTAAACCTGTTCGCCCGAGGCCGACCCGGATGAACGAGAGAGGCCACGTCGTGAACGCGGTGCTGCTCGGTGTCGGCACCGGCTTGTTGCTCGAACCGACCGTCTCGGTCGCAGCCCTCCAGAGCGTCGTGCTCGTCGGGGTGCCAGTCGTCCTCGGCGCGCTGTTCCCCGACATCGACACGTCCTTCGGCACCCACCGGAAGACGTTCCACAACGTCTGGGTGCTGGGGATCTTCGTCGCGTTCCCGTACTTCACGGGGAACCTCCAGTACGTCTGGCTGGGCATCACGACCCACTACGCGCTCGACCTGCTTGGCAACGTGAAGGGGATGGGCATCTTCCACCCGTTCCCGGGCTACTACGACATCCCGGTCGGCGTCCCCGTGACGAGCAAGTGGGCCGACGTGGTCACGCTGGCCGTGACCGCGTTCGAACTCGTGATCGTCGCGGCGATCATCAGGGCCGGTCGCGCCGGCGTGCTGGAGAGCCCGCTGTTCACGACGTTGCTCGACGCGGTTCCGGTGTAGGACGACGAATCCGGATCCGCGACGGTCCGCTACCCCGGGGACGGGAGATCGCCGCCCGACGGGGCCCGCTCGTCACCTCACGGTTCGACGGCCGGGCGGACACCCGTGAGGACGTCCCCCGGAAACGAATTTGACTGCCGGGTCCCAAGGGCCGAGCATGGAGTTTCGGCTCTCGGAGCGACGGCGGGAACTGCGCGACGACGTCCGCGCGTTCACCCGGGAGGAGATCCGGCCGGCGGCGATCGAACTCGACGGAAACGGCGAGTACCCGGCCGACATCCTCGACGCGCTGGGCGAGCGCCGCCTGACCGGGCTCACCGTCCCGGAGTCGTACGGCGGGCGCGGGGAGGGGCTCGTCGAACTGGCCGTCGTGACCGAGGAGCTCGCGGCCGGCCTGATGTCGGTCGCCAGCGCGATGGCGCTCCACCTCGGCGTCGCCGCGGTCATCGAGCGCTTCGGGACCGAACCACAGCGGGAGGCGTTCCTGCCGGAGATGGCGACGTTCGACCGGGTCGGCGCGCTCGGTCTCAGCGAGGCGAACGCGGGGAGCGACAAGCTGGCGATGGAGACCACCGCAGAGCGCGACGGGGACGAGTGGGTGCTGGACGGCCACAAGGAGTGGGTGACGAACTTCCTCGACGCCGACGTCGTGCTCACCTACGCGAAGACCGGCCCCGACGCGGACGCCCCGCACAACGTCAGCGCGTTCCTGGTCCCGACCGACGAGTTCGAGGTGGAGGAGGTGTGGCGGACGCTCGGCGCCCGGAGCGCGAAGTCCCCCCGCGTCTCCCTCGATGACGTGCGCGTTCCGGCGGACCGACTCGTCGGGGAGGAGGGGGAGGCGTACGTCCAGCGCGGGGCGGTCGCGACCGGCGTGAACGTCCCGGCACGCGGGGTCGGCATCGCACGCGCGGCCCTCGAGGACACGGTCGCGTACACGAGCGGACGCGAGCAGTTCGACCGACCCGT
Protein-coding regions in this window:
- a CDS encoding metal-dependent hydrolase, which gives rise to MNERGHVVNAVLLGVGTGLLLEPTVSVAALQSVVLVGVPVVLGALFPDIDTSFGTHRKTFHNVWVLGIFVAFPYFTGNLQYVWLGITTHYALDLLGNVKGMGIFHPFPGYYDIPVGVPVTSKWADVVTLAVTAFELVIVAAIIRAGRAGVLESPLFTTLLDAVPV
- a CDS encoding acyl-CoA dehydrogenase family protein, which translates into the protein MEFRLSERRRELRDDVRAFTREEIRPAAIELDGNGEYPADILDALGERRLTGLTVPESYGGRGEGLVELAVVTEELAAGLMSVASAMALHLGVAAVIERFGTEPQREAFLPEMATFDRVGALGLSEANAGSDKLAMETTAERDGDEWVLDGHKEWVTNFLDADVVLTYAKTGPDADAPHNVSAFLVPTDEFEVEEVWRTLGARSAKSPRVSLDDVRVPADRLVGEEGEAYVQRGAVATGVNVPARGVGIARAALEDTVAYTSGREQFDRPVGEFQGVRWRVAEMAERVDAARLLTLRAAARADRGAGVDRELSMAKVRATEAAVENANDALQLHGGKGYTDEHHVERYLRDARLLTIAGGPNELHRNTVADATFDERSDASGDE